The stretch of DNA CCCCCTCATGAAATCAGGCACAGTCCCATAATCCAGTTATGAATAATAAAGTAATAGCATCACAATAAATACTTATTTATTCTAATTGTAAGTTCAACCATTATAAACAGCTTTTGGTGAAACTCTGATTTTTTCAATAATAACCCTTGCCATTAAGCCGGCAGGCACGCATTGTGGTTCAAGGCACTGGGCTCTCACACAGCTGCAAAACCAAAGCGAGCCTCAAATTTCTTTCCCGGCGACACCATCTATTTTCAGACTTCTATTTTCCAGGTTTACAAACCATATGGGGTAATAAAAAACCTCAAATTTTGTTATGTCAGCATCATCTTCCAGGCCCTTTATTATTTTTCGCATAACATCCTCTGTAAGCGCCTGTTTATTTGTTTTCCCGGAAATTTGCTGTATCTCAGGGCGGCTTAAAGACTGTTTTAAATCCGGGGGTTCAAAGTTGATAAGAAAAGAATATAATTTTAAATTTCCTTCTTTTGAAAAAGTTACCATCTTTCTATCCTGTAGATGGTGTATGATAGTTCTTATTGTCGTCTCGGACAGTTTGGTTTTAAGTTCAAGATCACCGATTGTAATTTTTTTATTTCTATAGATTTCCAACAGAATCCTGATCTCGTTTTCATTCAAACCGATTAATTTAGAAATACCTGTTGAGTATTTTAATCCATGTTTAATATCCACAAATTCGCCGCTTATAGAATCTACTATAATTGAATGCGATGCAAGGCTCTTCGTGATAAATCCCTCCGGAGCAGTTACTTCAACCCAGACAAGTGGATGATAGATAAGCTCGATAGATTTTACATGCTCCTTTTCCCCAGACAACCAATACTTTTTCCTTCTTTTACCATCAACGATAGCTTCTATCTGCTCTTTTGGGATTTGCGCCTTGACTCCTTTTAATTTTCTCTCGCCAGACTCATAAGCCTCTTTTACTTTTTCCTTCTCCTCCAGTATCCCTGCAAAGCCCAGGCTTGTTTTTAGTTCGGTAATTTTACCTGTCGCCTTTGGAATCAGTTTCGGGGTAAGCCCTTTGTGCTGTGTTATTCTCTGGACGGTCTGCATCCTGGTTTTTTCTTTCACCACATTCCCCATCACAAAAAATTCGCTGGTGGTCAATTTAGGCAATAATTCCAGTTCTTTCCTGTCTGCAAAAAACAGATCCACCGCTTTTAAATCGTTTTCGGTTGTTAATTTCCCGATAAACTGGTTTCCGCATTGGGACAGGACATTCTTATTTACAAGCGAAGGTCTTTGAGTTGCAACAAGCAAACCCAACCCCCGCTTTCTCCCTCTTTTTGAAATCTCCTCGATTTCCTTTATAGAGTCCTTGCTTTGCGGAACAAACCTGTCCGCCTCCTCGATAATCAATAAATACGGCTGCTTTATCTGGCTTTCGATTTCATATAATTTACCTGCAAAATCAGAAACAACTTTTCTTTGTTTCAGGACATCCGATACATCTAAAATTAAAGAAACGTTATTTGTTATTGATTTTGTTATGAGTTCATAGAAATCAAAGTCTATTCTAACATCCGCTTCTTCCCCACCAACCCATAACAGTTGAAACTTTTCTTTTAAAGAGAAATATTCCCCTTCCGTATCAACTATACAAAAAGCGATATTATTTTGCAGCAGTTGTTCGCAGAGTACTGCTATTAAGTAGCTTTTACCACTCCCGCTTTGACCTATTACGCACGTTCTTCCGGTAACCAATTCCTGCGCATCTATAAAGACTTCTTTTGTATCCGATTTTCCAGTAAGAAGCTGTATTTTGTTAGTCATGGAATGGTATGTGACGTTTTCTTAAATTTTGATAGCTATGTTGAGTGTGCTTCAGCAATACGTCAGCCCAGCGCCATAATAACGACAATCCCAATATTTCCTCTCATTGAGAGATGATTTGTTAATCATTATATATAAACGTATGACTATTTTATCAATTCCACAGGAATTCCCACCATAATCTGAATATCTGTGAACCCATCCCGAAGACATCCTTTACCAGATTGACCTTTGTTGCACCGCCGTGTTTCCATTCAACGGGAAATTCCTTTACACTGTAACCCTCCCGCTGTGCACGAACAAATAATTCTGTATCCCAGAACCAGTGGGTATCTTTCACAGAATCCATGATCTCAAACAGGGAGCTGCGTTTGAAGGACTTGAAACCGCATTGATGATCATAGAGTTTTGAGCCAAGCATCAATCTCGTAAGGAAGTTGAAACCTTTGCTTGCAAGACCCCTTTTGAAAGGTCTTCTGACATTGCTTTCCGGAAGCATTCTTGAACCCGTGGCAAAATCGTAACCATCGCGGATGGATTGTATGAGTTCCATCAGGTGCTTCATATCTGTTGCAAGGTCAACGTCGATGTATCCAAGGATCTCCCCTTTTGAGGCCGCAAACGCCCGGTTGAGCGCCCGGCCTCTGCCTTGCCTCTCATCAGAATGCAGATGTATCACAAAATCATATTTTTTCGAGAGGGCTTCACATATTTTATCCGTGCCGTCCCTGCTTCCATCTTCGGCAATTATGATCTCAAAAGATGGCGTTATCTCCCGGAGCGCTGCTGCTGTTCTCTCCACCGTGCTTTCCAAGCGCGCTGCCTCGTTATAAGCCGGAAGGACAATTGAAACCTCTACTATTGTAATGCCTCCTTCTTCAATATATTTTCAGAGCATTTAAATCCTGCCACGATCGAGCCATTCATGCTCCTCTCCGGGTAATTCGCGTCCGAGAACATACCCGCTAAATAGAGCCCTCTGATCTTTGTTTCATAAGGCAGGACTTTTTTTCCGTATCCTGTTTCATACACTGGTGCCGTGTCCTTATCCCTGCGCAGGCGCCACCATTTCACCTTCTTCCGGAATTCCGGGAAGAGCTTTTCAAGCCCTTTCAGGTATAATTCGATGATGTCTTCATCTTTTGATTTCCAGAGAACGCTATCAATACTTTGGAAATATGAGGTCACATACATCAGGTTTTCCCCATAATCTGATGCCGGGATAAAGTTAGTATGCTCTATCATGGCGCCAAAGGGCACCTCAACCCTGATGTTCAGCCAGTAGGTATCATCCATGACCCTTTCCCTCAATCCAAAAAGTGCGCATGCCGTACCCTGGTAACTGATTTCCATATCAAGTCCCAGAAATTCCGTATCCATTATTTTCTGGAGGACAGAAGGGGCAACGGTTGAAATAACCCTGTCGCATCCGATGAACTCACCATCAACGATAATGCCCCGGACAGAACCATTGTTTACCTCGATCCGTGACACATTGCCCTGCCTTATAGCGCCCCCCTTTTTCCTGATATGCGAAGCCATCTCCTCCATGAGAGCATGAAAACCCCCGCGCATGTAACCCAGGCGCTCCCCTTTCGCGCTCCTGTCCGAGCGGATGCGAACGCGACCAAGGAGCCAGGCTGCTGACACCTTGTCTTTGTTATCACCGAACTTGCCCGAAAGCAGGGGAAGGAAGAAATTATTATAAACAGATTCGCCCGCTGTATCCACTATCCACTCCTTTGCGGTAATATCATCATATGGAGCCAGGTCTTTTATCCTTCTTGCCTTCAACACGAGCCATGTTAATCCTATAACATCCATCAACGGCAATGCTTTCAGTATCTCAAAAGGCGTGTTCATCGGGAATATTTTACCTTCGAGGTAATATCCTGTCGTGCCCCTGCGCCATTCAAGCCGATTCCTAAGACCCAGTTCCTCTATAAGAGATATGAGTTCCCCGTCACCTGCGAAGATATGATGATAGTATTTTTCGATATGATACGTTCCCGTATTAAGATCCGGGACTTTTATGGTATAGCTTGATGCCATTCCTCCGAGTTCTGGCTCTTTCTCGACGACAACAACTTCTTCTTTCCCGGAAAGCTTATATGCAGCTGCAAGCCCTGCGAGTCCGCCGCCGATGATTATTGTCTTCATTACCTGCCCGTATTGCCCGGGGAAATATAAAAAGATGATTATGGATTAATATCCCGGGATGGATTAACGTATCCTCTTCTGCACCATCTTCCACGACCCCGTTGTGAGGAAGCTCTCTTCCATGTTCTCCACCATCGTAACGAATTTCGTCATTGGCACTGCAAGTGTGAGTTCATCCGCATGAACATAGGGACGCGCCGAGACATCGAACATTCCAAGAACCCCTCTGGGATTTTCAGAATCCTTTTCAAGATAGGGATACTGAACGATGGTACCGCAGCCTGACCCGAAGGGCGAGATCACACCGTTCGGCTCACCCACATCAAAACCGGCAAGAGTGAAAATGCCGGAGAGAACATCGGGTTTGGAAAAGAAAATAACAACCTCAGGATTATCATCATTCTCAAGCATGTCCCACCTCTTGAATACGATG from Candidatus Methanoperedens sp. encodes:
- a CDS encoding NAD(P)/FAD-dependent oxidoreductase: MKTIIIGGGLAGLAAAYKLSGKEEVVVVEKEPELGGMASSYTIKVPDLNTGTYHIEKYYHHIFAGDGELISLIEELGLRNRLEWRRGTTGYYLEGKIFPMNTPFEILKALPLMDVIGLTWLVLKARRIKDLAPYDDITAKEWIVDTAGESVYNNFFLPLLSGKFGDNKDKVSAAWLLGRVRIRSDRSAKGERLGYMRGGFHALMEEMASHIRKKGGAIRQGNVSRIEVNNGSVRGIIVDGEFIGCDRVISTVAPSVLQKIMDTEFLGLDMEISYQGTACALFGLRERVMDDTYWLNIRVEVPFGAMIEHTNFIPASDYGENLMYVTSYFQSIDSVLWKSKDEDIIELYLKGLEKLFPEFRKKVKWWRLRRDKDTAPVYETGYGKKVLPYETKIRGLYLAGMFSDANYPERSMNGSIVAGFKCSENILKKEALQ
- a CDS encoding DUF87 domain-containing protein; the protein is MTNKIQLLTGKSDTKEVFIDAQELVTGRTCVIGQSGSGKSYLIAVLCEQLLQNNIAFCIVDTEGEYFSLKEKFQLLWVGGEEADVRIDFDFYELITKSITNNVSLILDVSDVLKQRKVVSDFAGKLYEIESQIKQPYLLIIEEADRFVPQSKDSIKEIEEISKRGRKRGLGLLVATQRPSLVNKNVLSQCGNQFIGKLTTENDLKAVDLFFADRKELELLPKLTTSEFFVMGNVVKEKTRMQTVQRITQHKGLTPKLIPKATGKITELKTSLGFAGILEEKEKVKEAYESGERKLKGVKAQIPKEQIEAIVDGKRRKKYWLSGEKEHVKSIELIYHPLVWVEVTAPEGFITKSLASHSIIVDSISGEFVDIKHGLKYSTGISKLIGLNENEIRILLEIYRNKKITIGDLELKTKLSETTIRTIIHHLQDRKMVTFSKEGNLKLYSFLINFEPPDLKQSLSRPEIQQISGKTNKQALTEDVMRKIIKGLEDDADITKFEVFYYPIWFVNLENRSLKIDGVAGKEI
- a CDS encoding glycosyltransferase family 2 protein, with product MVEVSIVLPAYNEAARLESTVERTAAALREITPSFEIIIAEDGSRDGTDKICEALSKKYDFVIHLHSDERQGRGRALNRAFAASKGEILGYIDVDLATDMKHLMELIQSIRDGYDFATGSRMLPESNVRRPFKRGLASKGFNFLTRLMLGSKLYDHQCGFKSFKRSSLFEIMDSVKDTHWFWDTELFVRAQREGYSVKEFPVEWKHGGATKVNLVKDVFGMGSQIFRLWWEFLWN